In Microbacterium sp. Root553, the genomic window CGCTCACCGAGCTGTTCGGTCTCGCTCGCGAGCTGAACGTCGAGGCAGAGGGAATCGAGATCGGCCCGGCACCGGTGGAGGCAGTGAACTCCAGCGAGCTGTCGATGCCGATCGAAGACCTCGACCTCTCGGTCCGCTCGTACAACTGCCTGAAGCGTGAAGGCATCAACACTGTTTCCGAGCTCGTCGCCCTCTCGGAGACGCAGCTCATGAACATCCGCAATTTCGGCCAGAAGTCGGTCGACGAGGTGCGCGACAAGCTCATCTCGCTCGGTCTGTCGCTCAAGGATTCGGTGCCCGGTTTCGACGGCGCCCACTTCTACGGCGGCAGCGAAGACGAGTCCTTCTGATACCCGACCCTTCTGACCAGGAGTTAGACGATTATGCCCAAGCCCACTAAGGGTCCCCGCCTCGGAGGCGGCCCCGCACACGAGCGCCTGCTGCTTGCCAACCTCGCGGCTGCTCTGTACACCCACAAGTCGATCAAGACGACCGAGACCAAGGCCAAGCGCCTTCGTCCGCTCGCCGAGCGCCTGATCACCTTCGCCAAGCGCGGGGACCTGCACGCTCGTCGTCGCGTTCTCTCGGTCATCGGCGACAAGAGCGTCGTGCACACTCTCTTCACCGAGATCGCACCGCTCGTCGCAGACCGTGAGGGTGGCTACACCCGCATCACGAAGGTCGGCAACCGCAAGGGCGACAACGCTCCCATGGCCGTGATCGAGCTCGTCCTCGAGCCCGTCACCCCCAAGGCGAAGTCGACCAAGAAGTCCGCCAAGGCCGAGAAGCCCGCCGAGGTCGTCGAGGAGGCTCCCGCTGAGGAGGCTCCCGTCGAGGAGGCTCCCGCTGACGAGGCCGGCGCCGAGTCGCAGGCCGAGGGCGAGTCCGCCGAGGCCGCTGCCGAGGACGCCAAGAAGTCCGAGTAAGCATCTCGCACGAAGAAGCCCGCCGCCCCGAGAGGGACGGCGGGCTTCTTCGCGTTCGGGGTGGGGGTCAGACTCTGGCGCGCAGGTCCTTGCGCAGGATCTTGCCGGATGCCGACTTGGGGATCGCGTCGATGAATTCCACCTGTCTGACCTTCTCGTGCGGCGCGACGTGGGTGGCGACATGCGCCATCACGGCATCCGCATCGAGCTCCGCGCCCTGCTGTACGACGACGAACGCCTTCGGCACCTCCTGACCGTCGTCGTCGAAGGCGCCGATCACGGCGGCGTCCGCGATGGCGGGATGCTCGAGCAGCACCGCCTCGAGCACCGCGGGTGCCACCTGGTAGCCCTTGTACTTGATGAGCTCCTTCAGCCGGTCGACGATCCGGAAGACGCCGTCTTGGGTGACCGTGGCCACGTCGCCGGTGTGCAGCCACCCGTCGGCATCCAGCATCTCGGCCGTCGCGTCCGGGCGGTTGAGGTAGCCCTTCATCACCTGCGGTCCGCGGATCAGGATCTCGCCGGGCGCGCTCACGCCGTCGGCGGGGGCGTCGATGTCGCTCCCGTCCTCCGCGAGCAGCCTGGCCTCGGTGTTCGCGAGCAGCATTCCGACGGAGGACCGGTCGATCTCCGGGCGGTCATACGGGATGGCGTGGGTCACGGGACTCGTCTCGGTCATGCCGTACCCCTGGCAGACGACGCAGTCGAGACGCTCGGCCACCGCGGCCGCGAGCGTGCCGTCGAGAGGCGCCGCTCCCGAGAACACGACCGTGATCGCAGAGGTGTCGAACTGGTCGACCAGCGGATGCTTGGCCAGGGCGACGGCGATGGGCGGGGCGATGAACACCCAGTTCGTGCGGTGCTCCTGAACGACACGGAGGAACTCGGCCAGGTCGAACTTCGGCATCGTGACCAGCGCAGCACGCTGGCGCAGGGCGAAGTTCAGCAGCACGGTCATGCCGTAGATGTGGAAGAACGGGAGCACCGCGAGAACCCGGTCGCCGTCGCCGACGGAGATCGTGGTGCGACACTGGCTCACATTCGCGATGAGGTTGCGGTGCGTGAGCATCACACCCTTGGGCCTGCCGGTGGTGCCGGAGGAATAGGGGAGGACTGCGAGGTGCGTGGCCGGGTCGAAGTCGACCTCCGGGGCGGATCTGCCCTCTCCGAGCAGAGCGGGCAGCGAGGGGTGCCCGTCGGCCCCGTCGAGGACGATCACATGGTCGTCGTCGAAGCCCAGCGCGGCAGCCGCGGCCTTCGCGCCCGCAAGCAGAGGCGACACGGTGATCACCCACGAGGCCTCGGCATCGGCGAGCTGGTTGGCGATCTCGTCGGACGTGTAGAGGGAGTTGATCGTCGTCGCGGTGGCTCCCGCGCGCAGGATGCCGTGGAAGATCGTCGCGAACGCCGGGATGTTGGGGCACAGCACTCCCACCACGGTGCCCACCCCGACGCCGCGTGCGGCGAGGGCCCCTGCGAACAGGTCGATCTGCGCGATCAGCTGGCGGTAGGTGGTGGTGGCCCCGCTGACCCCGTCGACGAGGGCGACGGCGTCGAGGCGATCCTCCGCCACGTCGCCGAACAGGAACTCGTGGATCGAGACGTCGGGGATCTCGATATCGGGATAGGAACTGCGCACCATGAGATCTCCTTCGATCCGGGGAGGCGACGACGTCGTCTGGTGCGATCCAGTGTCGCACAACTCGGCACCCGGTCCCAGTGGTGCGCACAAGAGTCGGAGCAGAGCGGACCCGAGAGTAGGCTGATGCGGTGACTGATGCAGAGACCCGACACAGAGGGCCTCGTGCCTATACGGCGTTCATCGGGATCGGCCTCCTCGCGGGCCTCCTCTCCGGACTGTTCGGGGTGGGCGGCGGCACGGTCATCGTCCCGCTGCTCGTGCTGTTCCTGCACTTCAATCAGCGACTCGGTGCCGGGACCTCGCTCGCCGCCATCGTCCCGACCGCGACGGTCGGCGTCATCTCCTACGCGCTCAACGATTCGGTCGCCTGGATCCCCGCGCTGATCCTCGCCGCGGGAGCGGTGGTCGGAGCCCAGATCGGCACCCGGTTGCTGCCGCGGATCTCGCAGACCGTGCTGCGATGGTTCTTCGTCGGCTTCCTCGTGGTCGTGATCGTCAGCCTGTTCCTGGTGATCCCGTCTCGGGACGCCGAGTTCGAGCTGCACCTGCTCACCGGCATCGCCCTCGTCGCGGTCGGTGTGGGCACCGGCATCCTCGCCGGGCTCATCGGCGTCGGCGGCGGGATCGTCGTGGTGCCGATCCTCATGCTCGCCTTCGGCACCAGCGACCTCGTGGCCAAGGGGACCTCGCTGCTGATGATGATCCCCACTGCGATCTCGGGGACCATCGGCAACCTCCGCAATCGCAACGTGGATCTGACCGCCGCGGCGATCGTCGGCATCTCGGCCTGCACGACGACGGCGCTCGGGGCGTGGCTGGCGACGCTCATCGACCCGCTCCTCGGCAACATGCTGTTCGCGGCATACCTCGTCTTCATCGCCGTGCAGATGGCGATCAAGGCGATCAAGGGGCACCGGAAGGGCGACTGAGGGCGGCGACGTCGCATGCCCTCGGTAGGATCGAGGGGTGGCAGTGAATCAAGAACTGGTCGGTCGTGAGTTCCCTCCGACACCCCCGTACCTCGTCGGTCGTGAGAAGGTGCGCGAGTTCGCACGCGCGGTCTTCGCCGACGCCCCGATGCACCTCGACGTCGAGGCGGCACGCGCCGCCGGGTTCGCCGACGTCGTGGCCCCGCCGACCTTCGCCATGGTCATCCAGGACCTCACTCTGCAGCAGCTTCTCGGGGAGCCCGATTCCGGGATCGTCCTGGCGCGCACCATCCATGCCGAGCAGCGGTTCGCCTACACGCGACCGATCGTCGCGGGAGACGAGCTCACCGGCCGGCTTAGCGTCACCGGAATCCGCATGATGGGCGGCAACGCGATGATCACCAGCGCCGCCGAGATCACCGATGCCGACGGCGCGCACGTGGTCACCGCGACCAGCGTGCTGCTGGTCGGCGCCGAAGAAGGAGCACAGTGATGCCGTTCGCCGTC contains:
- the rplQ gene encoding 50S ribosomal protein L17 — its product is MPKPTKGPRLGGGPAHERLLLANLAAALYTHKSIKTTETKAKRLRPLAERLITFAKRGDLHARRRVLSVIGDKSVVHTLFTEIAPLVADREGGYTRITKVGNRKGDNAPMAVIELVLEPVTPKAKSTKKSAKAEKPAEVVEEAPAEEAPVEEAPADEAGAESQAEGESAEAAAEDAKKSE
- a CDS encoding AMP-binding protein, giving the protein MVRSSYPDIEIPDVSIHEFLFGDVAEDRLDAVALVDGVSGATTTYRQLIAQIDLFAGALAARGVGVGTVVGVLCPNIPAFATIFHGILRAGATATTINSLYTSDEIANQLADAEASWVITVSPLLAGAKAAAAALGFDDDHVIVLDGADGHPSLPALLGEGRSAPEVDFDPATHLAVLPYSSGTTGRPKGVMLTHRNLIANVSQCRTTISVGDGDRVLAVLPFFHIYGMTVLLNFALRQRAALVTMPKFDLAEFLRVVQEHRTNWVFIAPPIAVALAKHPLVDQFDTSAITVVFSGAAPLDGTLAAAVAERLDCVVCQGYGMTETSPVTHAIPYDRPEIDRSSVGMLLANTEARLLAEDGSDIDAPADGVSAPGEILIRGPQVMKGYLNRPDATAEMLDADGWLHTGDVATVTQDGVFRIVDRLKELIKYKGYQVAPAVLEAVLLEHPAIADAAVIGAFDDDGQEVPKAFVVVQQGAELDADAVMAHVATHVAPHEKVRQVEFIDAIPKSASGKILRKDLRARV
- a CDS encoding sulfite exporter TauE/SafE family protein, which encodes MTDAETRHRGPRAYTAFIGIGLLAGLLSGLFGVGGGTVIVPLLVLFLHFNQRLGAGTSLAAIVPTATVGVISYALNDSVAWIPALILAAGAVVGAQIGTRLLPRISQTVLRWFFVGFLVVVIVSLFLVIPSRDAEFELHLLTGIALVAVGVGTGILAGLIGVGGGIVVVPILMLAFGTSDLVAKGTSLLMMIPTAISGTIGNLRNRNVDLTAAAIVGISACTTTALGAWLATLIDPLLGNMLFAAYLVFIAVQMAIKAIKGHRKGD
- a CDS encoding FAS1-like dehydratase domain-containing protein, whose protein sequence is MAVNQELVGREFPPTPPYLVGREKVREFARAVFADAPMHLDVEAARAAGFADVVAPPTFAMVIQDLTLQQLLGEPDSGIVLARTIHAEQRFAYTRPIVAGDELTGRLSVTGIRMMGGNAMITSAAEITDADGAHVVTATSVLLVGAEEGAQ